Proteins encoded by one window of Clostridium bornimense:
- the coaBC gene encoding bifunctional phosphopantothenoylcysteine decarboxylase/phosphopantothenate--cysteine ligase CoaBC codes for MMGKTVVLGVTGGIAAYKALDIVSRLRKRDIDVHVIMTEHAREFVTPLSFQSLSSNMVIYDMFEEPRAFEIQHISLAKKADVILVAPATANIIGKIANGIADDMLSTTIMATKSEVIFAPAMNTNMYENPILQNNIEKLKKYGYKFIEPDSGRLACGDVGKGKLADVDDICEIVESALYNNKDLVGKRVLVSAGPTISKIDPVRYITNNSSGKMGYEIAKEARDRGAKVTLVSGPTNLKAPLGIDVINVSTNEEMKDAIMDRYDEFNIIVMSAAVADYKPKHYSDKKIKKGNEDLVIEFKRDSDILKLLGEVKKENILVGFAAESNDLLENARGKLIKKNLDFIVANDISTNEYGFKSDFNKVTIMSRDGNELVLDKMTKREVAKNLFDTILKKSL; via the coding sequence ATTATGGGGAAAACTGTTGTTTTGGGAGTTACAGGTGGAATTGCTGCTTATAAAGCTTTAGATATTGTATCTAGGCTTAGAAAGAGAGATATTGATGTTCATGTAATAATGACAGAACATGCAAGGGAGTTTGTAACTCCATTATCTTTTCAATCATTAAGTTCCAACATGGTTATCTATGATATGTTTGAAGAACCAAGAGCTTTTGAAATACAACATATATCATTAGCAAAAAAGGCAGATGTTATTTTAGTAGCACCAGCTACGGCTAATATAATTGGTAAAATTGCCAATGGTATAGCTGATGATATGTTATCAACAACTATAATGGCTACTAAGTCAGAGGTTATATTTGCGCCAGCAATGAACACAAATATGTATGAAAATCCTATATTACAAAATAATATAGAAAAATTAAAAAAATATGGCTACAAATTCATAGAACCAGATAGTGGAAGGCTTGCTTGTGGAGATGTAGGCAAAGGGAAACTTGCGGATGTTGATGATATTTGTGAGATAGTAGAATCTGCATTATACAATAATAAAGATTTGGTAGGTAAAAGAGTATTAGTATCTGCAGGCCCAACAATAAGTAAAATTGATCCTGTAAGATATATTACTAATAATTCTAGTGGTAAGATGGGATATGAAATTGCCAAAGAAGCTAGAGATAGAGGAGCTAAGGTTACATTAGTTAGTGGACCAACTAATCTAAAGGCACCACTAGGAATTGATGTTATTAATGTATCTACAAATGAAGAAATGAAAGATGCTATAATGGATAGATATGATGAATTTAATATTATAGTAATGTCAGCAGCAGTAGCAGATTACAAACCTAAACATTATAGTGATAAAAAGATAAAAAAAGGCAATGAAGATTTAGTTATTGAATTTAAAAGAGATTCTGATATTTTAAAGCTATTAGGTGAAGTTAAAAAAGAGAATATTTTAGTAGGTTTTGCAGCTGAAAGTAATGATTTATTAGAAAATGCTAGAGGAAAACTTATAAAAAAGAATTTAGATTTTATAGTTGCTAATGATATTTCTACTAATGAATATGGATTTAAAAGTGATTTTAACAAAGTGACTATTATGTCTAGAGATGGAAACGAATTAGTTTTAGATAAAATGACGAAAAGAGAAGTTGCTAAAAATCTATTTGATACAATATTGAAAAAAAGCCTCTAG
- the rpoZ gene encoding DNA-directed RNA polymerase subunit omega, whose protein sequence is MSDAMINPSVYELKKRTGDRYSLVVITSKRAREIIDGDEPLVNIKSNKALTIAINEVNEDKVEFEKVDEGIK, encoded by the coding sequence ATGAGTGATGCAATGATCAATCCATCAGTTTATGAATTAAAAAAGAGAACTGGAGATAGATATTCTTTAGTTGTAATAACTTCAAAGAGAGCTAGAGAAATTATAGATGGTGATGAACCACTAGTTAATATAAAATCAAATAAAGCATTAACAATTGCAATTAATGAAGTTAATGAAGATAAAGTTGAATTTGAAAAAGTTGACGAAGGTATAAAATAA
- the gmk gene encoding guanylate kinase — protein sequence MQYDNYDKGLLIVISGPSGAGKGTICKALVEKKDYYISVSATTRNPRAGEIDGKSYYFLTREDFIKKIESGDFLEHAEVHGNLYGTPKSSVLEKLDEGKDVILEIDIQGALKVKETYPDGVFIFILPPSMEELKKRLIGRGSETPESLLTRFNTAFKEINYISKYNYAVVNDEVNVAVEKIEGILLAERCRVDRVKEIMLNSKEDFINE from the coding sequence ATGCAATACGATAATTACGATAAAGGACTTTTAATTGTAATATCAGGTCCATCAGGAGCTGGAAAAGGAACTATTTGTAAAGCTCTAGTAGAAAAAAAAGATTATTATATATCTGTATCTGCCACTACTAGAAATCCAAGAGCAGGAGAAATTGATGGGAAATCATATTATTTTCTAACTAGAGAAGATTTTATTAAGAAGATAGAATCCGGTGATTTTTTAGAGCATGCAGAAGTTCATGGGAATCTATATGGTACACCTAAATCAAGTGTTTTAGAAAAACTTGATGAAGGAAAAGATGTTATATTAGAAATAGATATACAAGGTGCCCTTAAAGTAAAAGAAACTTATCCAGATGGAGTGTTTATCTTTATTCTTCCACCATCTATGGAGGAACTTAAAAAGAGGCTTATTGGAAGAGGTTCAGAAACACCAGAGTCATTATTGACAAGGTTTAACACTGCATTTAAAGAAATAAATTATATATCTAAATATAATTATGCTGTAGTAAATGATGAAGTTAATGTTGCCGTTGAAAAAATAGAAGGTATATTATTAGCAGAAAGATGCAGAGTAGATAGAGTAAAAGAAATTATGTTGAATTCTAAGGAGGATTTTATAAATGAGTGA
- the remA gene encoding extracellular matrix/biofilm regulator RemA, which produces MGIKLINIGFGNIVSANRLVAIVSPESAPIKRIIQEARDRGMLIDATYGRRTRAVIVTDSDHVILSAVQPETVAHRLSTKGEEQGIEEVDE; this is translated from the coding sequence ATGGGCATTAAATTAATTAATATCGGATTTGGAAATATAGTATCTGCTAACAGATTAGTAGCTATAGTATCACCGGAATCAGCACCAATTAAAAGAATAATTCAAGAAGCGAGAGACAGAGGTATGCTAATAGATGCTACATATGGTAGAAGAACAAGAGCTGTTATAGTTACGGATTCAGATCATGTAATTTTATCAGCTGTACAACCAGAAACAGTAGCGCATAGATTAAGTACAAAGGGTGAAGAGCAAGGTATAGAAGAGGTTGATGAATAA
- a CDS encoding YicC/YloC family endoribonuclease, with translation MLKSMTGFGRGIYSEGDLGFTIEMKSVNHRFLDLNIRMPRSLMATEDKIRKIISKSLTRGKVDIFITQNNNGKNSGVATFNKELGDSYFKCLTDMKEIYNLNDEPTLSLLSKFPDVITVETAELDEEEAFRVLKVALDEAVENIVLMRVKEGEKLKEDLLKKLQGIEKNVDLLCELGKDTVESYRVKLSERVEELLEGSNINVDENRIAQEVAIFADKSCVDEETVRLYSHINQMRDNLNLDEPVGRKLDFIVQEMNREANTIASKANDIRVTNISINIKNEIEKIREQIQNIE, from the coding sequence ATGCTAAAAAGTATGACTGGGTTTGGACGTGGTATATATTCAGAAGGAGATTTAGGATTTACAATTGAAATGAAAAGTGTAAATCATAGATTTCTTGATTTGAATATTAGAATGCCAAGAAGTCTTATGGCCACAGAAGATAAAATACGTAAAATAATATCTAAAAGTTTAACAAGAGGGAAAGTAGATATTTTTATAACTCAAAATAATAATGGAAAAAATTCAGGTGTCGCTACTTTTAATAAGGAGCTAGGTGATAGTTATTTTAAATGTTTAACTGATATGAAGGAAATATATAACTTAAATGATGAACCGACCTTATCTCTATTATCTAAATTCCCAGATGTAATTACAGTAGAGACTGCGGAGTTAGATGAGGAAGAAGCATTTAGAGTTCTAAAAGTAGCTTTAGATGAAGCAGTAGAAAACATTGTTTTAATGAGAGTTAAAGAAGGGGAAAAGTTAAAAGAAGATTTACTAAAGAAACTTCAAGGTATCGAGAAAAATGTTGACTTATTGTGTGAATTAGGTAAAGATACTGTAGAAAGTTACAGAGTTAAGCTTTCAGAAAGAGTTGAAGAACTTCTAGAAGGATCCAATATTAACGTAGATGAAAATAGAATTGCTCAAGAGGTAGCGATTTTTGCTGACAAAAGTTGTGTAGATGAGGAAACTGTAAGATTATATAGTCATATAAATCAAATGAGGGATAATCTTAATTTAGATGAGCCAGTAGGAAGAAAGCTTGATTTTATTGTGCAAGAGATGAATAGAGAAGCTAATACTATAGCATCAAAAGCTAATGATATTAGAGTAACTAATATAAGCATAAATATAAAAAATGAAATAGAAAAAATAAGAGAACAAATTCAAAATATTGAATAG
- a CDS encoding asparaginase, translating to MKKIVVIFNGGTISMRVDERIQAAIPTLKGEEVMSMVTGIEEFAEIESYDFSNNPGPHMTPKIMLDLSNYIKNFLERDDVDGVVVTHGTDSLEETAYLLDLTINSEKPVIVTGAMRNSSELGYDGPANLSASICTAISDESKNRGVLVCMNNEVHLASQVTKAHSMHLDAFRSPEFGSIGIVDNNKVLYYRRAFMKRKFISDKIEDKVALIKVVAGDNSDVMKYLISIGYKGFVIEGMGRGNVPPAMLEGIKMAIDNNLPVVLVSRCFNGRVLDSYGYEGGGKTLRNMGVIFGDDLCGQKARIKLMLALGKIKDLDKIKEIFEEGRY from the coding sequence ATGAAAAAGATAGTTGTAATATTTAATGGTGGAACAATATCAATGAGAGTTGATGAAAGGATACAAGCGGCTATTCCTACTTTGAAAGGTGAAGAAGTAATGTCAATGGTTACTGGAATAGAAGAGTTTGCTGAAATAGAAAGTTATGATTTTTCTAATAATCCTGGACCACACATGACACCAAAAATAATGTTGGATCTTTCTAATTATATAAAAAATTTTTTAGAAAGAGATGATGTTGATGGGGTAGTAGTTACACATGGTACAGATTCATTGGAGGAAACTGCATATTTATTAGACCTAACGATAAATAGCGAGAAACCAGTTATAGTTACAGGGGCTATGAGAAATTCTTCAGAACTAGGATATGATGGTCCAGCTAATTTATCAGCCTCTATATGTACAGCAATATCTGATGAGAGTAAAAATCGCGGGGTATTAGTATGCATGAATAATGAAGTGCATTTAGCATCTCAGGTTACGAAAGCACATTCAATGCACTTAGATGCATTTAGAAGTCCAGAGTTTGGATCTATAGGTATTGTTGATAATAATAAGGTTCTATATTATAGAAGAGCATTTATGAAAAGAAAATTTATATCAGACAAAATAGAAGATAAAGTTGCTCTTATTAAGGTTGTTGCTGGCGACAATAGCGATGTTATGAAATACCTTATAAGTATTGGATATAAAGGTTTTGTAATAGAAGGTATGGGTAGAGGAAATGTACCACCAGCAATGTTAGAAGGAATAAAAATGGCTATTGATAATAATCTACCGGTAGTATTAGTATCAAGATGTTTTAATGGAAGAGTTTTAGATTCTTATGGATATGAAGGTGGAGGAAAAACATTAAGAAACATGGGAGTAATTTTTGGTGATGATTTATGTGGTCAAAAAGCCAGAATAAAATTAATGTTAGCCTTAGGAAAAATTAAAGACTTAGATAAGATAAAAGAAATATTTGAAGAAGGTCGTTATTAA
- a CDS encoding dipeptidase — protein sequence MKFMDFHCDTIYKIATKGGSLKENSYSIDSKKLKNSLGQFFAAYIDKNTTSRPFEFCNNLIDVFESTIKDCDNLCKATSFNEYLKNKSNNKTSAFLSIEGGEALEGSIDKLYHFFNRGVRLLTLTWNFENEIGYPNIDYKFKERPLKKFGLELIQEMDNLNMIIDVSHLSDGGFNSVIEESKGIVIASHSNCRALVNHPRNLEDYMIKAIGDRNGIVGINFYNKFLGTSKISTIDDMVKHIIHLYNVGGSDIVALGSDYDGIDCDVEMKNFTEIYKLHDKLRKHFSEDIIDKFFYKNGERIIRSMHN from the coding sequence ATGAAATTTATGGATTTTCATTGTGACACAATATATAAAATTGCAACAAAAGGAGGATCTTTAAAAGAAAATTCTTATTCTATCGATAGCAAAAAACTTAAAAATTCACTAGGTCAATTTTTTGCAGCTTATATCGATAAAAACACCACCTCTAGACCATTTGAATTTTGTAATAATTTAATTGATGTATTTGAATCTACCATTAAAGACTGTGATAATCTTTGTAAAGCAACAAGCTTTAATGAATATTTAAAAAACAAAAGTAATAATAAAACCTCAGCATTTCTTTCTATCGAAGGAGGCGAAGCTTTAGAAGGATCTATAGATAAGCTATATCATTTTTTTAATAGAGGTGTTAGATTATTAACTCTAACATGGAACTTTGAAAATGAAATTGGATACCCAAACATTGACTATAAATTCAAAGAAAGACCTTTGAAAAAGTTTGGGCTAGAACTTATTCAAGAAATGGACAATCTTAATATGATAATAGATGTTTCTCATCTATCTGATGGTGGCTTTAATTCTGTTATAGAAGAAAGTAAAGGCATTGTCATTGCCTCCCATTCTAACTGCAGGGCCTTAGTAAATCATCCTAGAAATTTAGAAGACTATATGATTAAAGCTATAGGTGATAGAAATGGAATTGTAGGAATCAACTTCTATAATAAATTCTTAGGAACTAGTAAAATATCTACTATTGATGATATGGTAAAGCATATTATTCATCTATATAACGTCGGTGGATCTGATATTGTAGCTCTAGGTAGCGATTACGATGGTATTGATTGCGATGTTGAAATGAAAAATTTCACCGAAATATATAAACTACATGATAAACTTAGAAAACACTTCAGCGAAGATATCATTGATAAATTTTTCTATAAGAATGGAGAAAGAATCATTAGATCAATGCACAATTAG
- the spoIVA gene encoding stage IV sporulation protein A, which yields MENFDIYKDIAERTQGDIYVGVVGPVRTGKSSFIKRFMDLMVIPNIENAFKKERAKDELPQSGSGKSIHTMEPKFVPNEAVSMSIGDGVNFKVRMVDCVGYIVKGALGYSEGEKQKMVNTPWFDYEIPFEEAAEIGTKKVINDHSTIGLLITTDGSITDISREEYEDAEERVVNELKSINKPFIIVLNSSRAYEPETVELRKSLEEKYDVPVIIMDVINMKQEDITAIFQRILKEFPVKEINIDMPEWIENLNINHWLKVNIMNIVKDMSKNIFKVRDIRKTIDCYKDVDFLEDTYIDEMNMGDGTAKVTFVPGKDTFYKVLSESCGCEVNCESKLLSILNDFHQAKVEYDKIQKALEDVKETGYGLVAPQLTEMKFEIPEKVKRGSGYAVKLKASAPSFHFIRADIETEISPIIGTEKESEEVIQSLLEQFEGDMSRIWESKIFGKSLEVLVKEGLQNKLYKMPEDVQHKIQRALEKVINEGNADLICILL from the coding sequence ATGGAGAATTTCGATATATACAAAGATATAGCAGAACGAACTCAAGGCGATATATATGTAGGTGTGGTAGGTCCTGTTAGAACTGGTAAATCTTCATTTATAAAAAGATTCATGGATCTTATGGTTATTCCTAATATTGAAAATGCATTTAAAAAAGAGAGAGCAAAGGATGAATTACCACAAAGTGGATCAGGGAAGTCTATCCATACAATGGAACCTAAGTTCGTACCCAATGAAGCTGTTAGCATGAGTATCGGGGATGGGGTAAATTTTAAGGTTAGAATGGTAGATTGCGTTGGCTATATTGTAAAGGGTGCTTTAGGATATAGTGAAGGGGAAAAACAAAAAATGGTTAATACTCCTTGGTTTGATTATGAGATACCTTTTGAAGAAGCAGCGGAAATTGGTACAAAAAAGGTAATAAATGATCATTCTACAATAGGATTATTAATTACTACAGATGGTTCAATTACTGATATAAGTAGAGAAGAATATGAAGATGCAGAAGAAAGGGTAGTTAATGAGTTAAAATCTATTAATAAACCTTTTATAATAGTGTTGAATTCTTCAAGAGCATATGAACCGGAAACTGTGGAACTTCGTAAATCTTTGGAAGAAAAGTATGATGTACCAGTTATAATTATGGATGTAATAAATATGAAGCAAGAAGATATAACTGCAATTTTTCAAAGGATACTTAAAGAATTTCCAGTTAAAGAGATCAACATTGATATGCCAGAGTGGATAGAAAATCTTAATATAAATCATTGGTTAAAAGTTAATATCATGAACATAGTAAAAGATATGAGTAAAAATATCTTTAAGGTTAGAGATATTAGGAAAACCATTGATTGTTACAAAGATGTTGATTTTCTAGAGGATACTTATATAGACGAAATGAATATGGGAGATGGAACAGCAAAGGTTACATTTGTTCCCGGTAAGGATACTTTTTATAAAGTTTTAAGTGAATCTTGTGGTTGTGAAGTAAATTGTGAAAGTAAACTTTTAAGTATACTGAATGATTTTCATCAAGCTAAAGTAGAGTATGATAAAATACAAAAAGCGTTAGAAGATGTGAAGGAAACAGGATATGGTCTTGTGGCACCACAACTTACAGAAATGAAATTTGAAATACCAGAGAAGGTAAAGAGAGGTAGCGGTTATGCTGTAAAATTAAAGGCTAGTGCTCCATCATTCCATTTTATTCGTGCTGATATAGAGACAGAAATTTCTCCGATAATTGGTACAGAGAAAGAATCAGAAGAAGTAATTCAATCTCTTTTAGAACAATTTGAAGGGGATATGAGTAGAATATGGGAAAGTAAGATTTTTGGTAAATCTTTGGAAGTTTTAGTTAAAGAAGGATTACAAAATAAATTATATAAAATGCCAGAAGATGTTCAGCATAAAATTCAAAGAGCATTGGAAAAAGTTATAAATGAGGGAAATGCAGATTTAATTTGTATTTTGTTATAG
- a CDS encoding NAD(P)H-dependent glycerol-3-phosphate dehydrogenase: protein MAVLTFIGGGSFGTALGVHLAKNGHTIKIWDIDEKNIEDINVKRENIKYLPKVMIPFNVIAYNNLVEALRDSKYIFLSVPSHVIRSVCKNIKPYLSSDQVIINMAKGIEDNTFKRLSEVISEELTDNKVAIISGPSHAEEIAQDLPTTFVVSSLDTTVSKEIQDILTTPRIRSYTNDDLVGIEIGGAFKNIIALGCGISDGLGFGDNTKAAIMTRSMNEMIKVGEVLGGKDQTFYGLTGMGDLIVTCTSMHSRNRRAGILIGKGVNVDEACKEVGMVVEGVKATKAFYHLGQKYGLSLPITENLYATLFEGKDINKAVYDLMSRENKSE, encoded by the coding sequence ATGGCTGTTTTAACCTTTATAGGTGGAGGAAGCTTTGGCACTGCTCTTGGAGTGCATCTAGCTAAAAATGGGCACACAATAAAAATTTGGGATATAGATGAAAAAAATATAGAAGATATAAATGTGAAAAGGGAAAATATTAAATATTTACCGAAAGTCATGATACCTTTTAATGTAATTGCTTATAATAACTTAGTAGAAGCATTAAGAGATTCAAAATACATATTTTTATCAGTTCCTTCACATGTAATAAGAAGTGTTTGTAAGAATATTAAGCCTTATTTAAGTAGTGATCAAGTTATTATAAATATGGCGAAAGGAATAGAAGATAATACTTTTAAGAGACTTTCAGAGGTAATTTCAGAAGAGCTTACTGATAATAAGGTTGCTATTATATCAGGACCTTCTCATGCAGAAGAAATAGCACAAGATTTACCTACAACTTTTGTAGTTTCATCCCTTGATACAACAGTATCTAAGGAAATACAAGATATATTAACTACACCAAGAATAAGAAGTTATACAAATGATGATTTAGTTGGTATAGAAATAGGAGGAGCTTTTAAAAATATAATTGCTCTTGGTTGTGGTATTTCTGATGGTTTAGGGTTTGGTGATAATACTAAAGCTGCTATAATGACAAGATCTATGAATGAGATGATAAAAGTTGGAGAAGTTCTAGGTGGAAAAGATCAAACTTTTTATGGATTAACAGGTATGGGAGACTTAATTGTTACTTGCACATCAATGCATTCAAGAAATAGAAGAGCAGGAATACTTATAGGAAAAGGTGTAAATGTAGATGAAGCTTGTAAGGAAGTGGGAATGGTGGTGGAAGGTGTAAAAGCTACAAAAGCTTTCTATCATTTAGGACAAAAATATGGATTATCCTTACCAATTACAGAAAATCTATACGCTACACTTTTTGAAGGAAAAGATATTAATAAGGCAGTGTATGACTTGATGTCTAGAGAAAATAAATCAGAGTAA
- the der gene encoding ribosome biogenesis GTPase Der, protein MKMAIVAIVGRPNVGKSTLFNKLAGKRIAIVEDRPGVTRDRIYAKTEWLGKEFTIIDTGGIEPQSDDIILAQMRRQAQMAIETADVIMFLVDGKTGLTDTDREVAQMLRKSNKSIVLVVNKVDRIIEEENKYEFYNLGIGDPIAISAAQGLGLGDMLDEVVANFPEDEETEEEEENIKIAMIGRPNVGKSSLINKILGEERNIVSNIPGTTRDAIDSPIENEFGKFTLIDTAGLRRKSKIKEEIERYSVVRTLAAIERADICILMIDATEGVAEQDEKIVGYAHELDKGIIVIVNKWDLIEKDDKTMKNYTDDLRTKLSFLSYAPFLFISAKTGQRTQKVLELAKSVYDNYNKRVSTGVLNDVIANAVLRQESPLTHGRKMKIYYVTQVATKPPTFVFFVNDPSALHYSYQRYLENQLRENFDFKGTGIKMIFRERKE, encoded by the coding sequence ATAAAAATGGCTATAGTTGCAATCGTAGGACGTCCTAATGTAGGAAAATCTACTTTATTTAATAAATTAGCTGGTAAGAGAATAGCTATCGTTGAGGACAGACCAGGAGTTACAAGAGACAGAATATATGCAAAAACAGAATGGTTAGGGAAAGAATTTACTATTATAGATACTGGTGGAATAGAACCACAAAGTGATGATATAATTCTTGCACAGATGAGAAGACAAGCACAAATGGCAATTGAAACTGCAGATGTAATTATGTTTTTAGTTGATGGAAAAACAGGTCTTACAGATACAGATAGAGAAGTTGCTCAAATGCTTAGAAAAAGTAATAAATCTATAGTTTTAGTAGTTAATAAGGTAGACAGAATTATAGAAGAAGAAAATAAATATGAATTCTATAATTTAGGTATTGGGGATCCTATAGCAATTTCTGCAGCACAAGGTCTTGGACTTGGTGATATGCTTGATGAAGTTGTTGCTAATTTCCCAGAAGATGAAGAGACTGAAGAAGAAGAAGAGAATATTAAAATAGCTATGATAGGAAGACCTAATGTAGGAAAGTCTTCTCTTATAAATAAAATTTTAGGAGAAGAAAGAAATATTGTTTCCAATATACCAGGTACTACTAGAGATGCTATTGACTCACCAATAGAAAATGAGTTCGGAAAGTTTACATTAATAGATACAGCTGGACTTAGAAGAAAGAGCAAAATAAAAGAAGAGATAGAAAGATATTCTGTTGTAAGAACACTAGCAGCGATAGAAAGAGCAGATATATGTATATTAATGATTGATGCAACAGAAGGGGTAGCAGAGCAAGACGAAAAGATTGTAGGCTATGCTCATGAATTAGATAAAGGTATAATTGTAATAGTGAATAAGTGGGATCTTATTGAAAAAGATGATAAGACAATGAAAAACTATACAGATGATTTAAGAACGAAATTATCATTTTTATCTTATGCACCATTTTTATTTATTTCAGCTAAAACTGGTCAAAGAACACAAAAAGTACTTGAATTAGCAAAGAGTGTGTATGATAATTACAATAAAAGGGTATCTACTGGGGTATTAAATGATGTAATAGCAAATGCAGTGTTAAGACAAGAGTCGCCATTAACACATGGAAGGAAGATGAAGATATACTATGTAACTCAAGTAGCTACAAAGCCGCCAACATTTGTATTCTTTGTTAATGATCCAAGTGCATTACATTATTCATACCAAAGATATCTTGAAAATCAATTGAGAGAGAATTTTGATTTTAAGGGGACAGGAATAAAAATGATCTTTAGGGAAAGGAAGGAATAA
- a CDS encoding radical SAM protein: protein MRNLISKVLDGSIAEEVGIEQGDKLLSINESDVKDIVDYKYLIVDEEVVLEIEKEDGEIWEIEIEKEYGEDIGLEFSEGILDKPMRCHNKCIFCFIDQNPKGMRETLYFKDDDSRLSFLQGNFITMTNMKEEDIDRIIKYRISPINISVHTTNGELRKKMLNNRFADNVYPRMQRLAEAGIDMNAQIVAVPGYNNGVELINTIEDLYKLYPHINNVAVVPIGVTKFREGLKQVETYDAEKANKELDLVKRLQDKYYKEIGEPFVRLSDEFYVVAGREIPETEFYGDFDQIEDGIGMIRTFRDAIDNDIHKLNGKGIGKFTIPTGVSAYEEIKKGAEKIMDRNPNIKIEVIKVINKFYGEKITVTGLIVGEDLISSLRNRDNGIILLCSSMFRKGYEPGDESEKIMLDNTTLDDLKETLDTNVVIVDFTGEDLIDTINKYCHEEE, encoded by the coding sequence ATGAGAAATTTAATTTCTAAGGTACTTGATGGTAGCATTGCTGAAGAGGTTGGAATAGAACAAGGGGATAAATTACTTTCTATTAATGAAAGTGATGTTAAAGATATAGTTGACTATAAATATCTAATTGTAGATGAAGAAGTAGTATTAGAAATAGAAAAAGAAGACGGAGAAATATGGGAAATTGAAATAGAAAAAGAATATGGTGAAGATATAGGATTAGAATTTTCTGAAGGAATTCTAGATAAACCTATGAGATGTCATAATAAATGTATATTTTGTTTCATTGATCAAAATCCTAAGGGTATGAGAGAGACTCTATATTTTAAAGATGATGATAGTAGACTTTCGTTTCTTCAAGGTAATTTTATAACTATGACTAATATGAAGGAAGAAGATATAGATAGGATTATAAAATATAGAATAAGTCCTATAAATATATCAGTTCATACTACTAATGGTGAGCTAAGGAAAAAAATGCTTAATAATAGATTTGCAGATAATGTTTATCCAAGAATGCAAAGGTTAGCAGAAGCTGGTATTGATATGAATGCTCAAATAGTAGCTGTTCCGGGATATAATAACGGAGTGGAGTTAATTAATACAATAGAAGACTTATATAAGTTATATCCTCATATAAACAATGTTGCAGTAGTACCGATAGGTGTTACAAAATTTAGAGAAGGTCTTAAACAGGTAGAGACTTATGATGCTGAGAAAGCAAATAAAGAATTAGATTTAGTAAAAAGGCTACAAGATAAGTATTATAAAGAAATTGGAGAGCCTTTTGTAAGACTATCAGATGAATTTTATGTTGTAGCAGGTAGAGAAATACCTGAAACAGAATTTTATGGAGATTTCGATCAAATCGAAGATGGAATTGGTATGATAAGAACCTTCAGAGATGCCATAGATAATGATATACATAAGTTAAATGGGAAAGGCATAGGGAAGTTTACAATACCAACAGGAGTTTCTGCATATGAAGAAATAAAAAAAGGTGCAGAAAAAATTATGGATAGGAATCCTAACATTAAGATTGAAGTTATAAAGGTTATTAACAAGTTTTATGGAGAGAAAATAACCGTTACCGGGCTTATCGTTGGTGAGGATTTAATTAGTAGTCTAAGAAATAGAGATAATGGTATAATACTATTGTGTAGTTCTATGTTTAGAAAAGGATATGAGCCAGGAGACGAATCAGAAAAAATAATGTTAGATAATACTACATTAGATGATTTAAAAGAAACATTGGACACAAATGTAGTGATCGTTGATTTCACAGGTGAAGATTTAATAGATACTATAAACAAATATTGTCATGAGGAGGAATAA